The Salvia splendens isolate huo1 chromosome 21, SspV2, whole genome shotgun sequence genome includes a window with the following:
- the LOC121785269 gene encoding golgin subfamily A member 6-like protein 2, with protein sequence MGNDRNKSPAIDVAAAPSNRRRLHKSDFESESDPDPDSDSDSDHDSKKIRKRAKRHSKTRSSSSKRRRSRDYFDSFTSSSASDEDSYDSEDSSDEDERRRHRREKRRREEKKERRMREKDKERKRKKREEEKKRKAKKKKKKKEKEKGKKGAVTNLWGKYGIIRETDMWNKRPEFTAWLSEVKKVNLESLANWEEKQLFKDFMEDHNTATFPSKKYYNLDAYFKHKMEKEMKKGFAKMQESERTVFNDEEQRRLELQKERERQKEEQIQALQQSMQSGMAQAMKEQAQLREEMAYQYKLGNFEAAAAIQRRLDPDVAM encoded by the exons ATGGGCAACGACAGAAACAAATCCCCGGCAATCGATGTCGCCGCCGCTCCCTCCAACCGCCGCCGCCTCCATAAATCCGATTTTGAATCCGAATCCGATCCCGATCCGGACTCGGACTCCGACTCCGACCACGATTCCAAAAAAATCCGGAAACGAGCCAAGCGCCACAGTAAAACCCGAAGCTCGAGTTCCAAGAGGAGGCGGTCCAGGGACTACTTCGATTCCTTTACGTCGTCTTCCGCCTCCGATGAGGACTCTTACGATTCGGAGGACTCGTCTGACGAAGACGAGAGGAGGCGGCACAGGAGAGAGAAGAGGAggagagaggagaagaaggaaaggcggatgagagagaaagacaaggaaaggaagaggaagaagagggaggaggagaagaaacggaaagccaagaagaagaagaagaagaaggagaaagagAAGGGGAAGAAAGGCGCCGTCACTAATTTGTGGGGGAAGTATGGCATTATTAGAGAGACTGATATGTG GAATAAACGGCCTGAATTTACCGCATGGTTATCAGAAGTGAAAAAG GTCAACCTGGAAAGTCTAGCCAATTGGGAAGAGAAGCAGCTCTTCAAAGA CTTCATGGAAGATCATAACACAGCAACCTTTCCTTCTAAAAA GTATTACAACCTTGATGCTTATTTCAAACATAAaatggaaaaggaaatgaaaaagggaTTTGCTAAAATGCAGGAGTCTGAGCGTACTGTATTCAATGATGAAGAACAGCGAAG ACTAGAACTGCAGAAAGAACGTGAAAGACAAAAGGAAGAACAGATCCAAGCTTTACAGCAGTCTATGCAGTCTGGGATG GCTCAAGCAATGAAAGAGCAAGCACAACTCAGGGAAGAAATGGCATATCAATACAAGCTCGGCAACTTTGAG GCAGCAGCTGCTATTCAGAGAAGATTGGATCCTGATGTTGCTATGTAA